In Streptomyces sp. NBC_00704, a genomic segment contains:
- a CDS encoding MarR family winged helix-turn-helix transcriptional regulator, whose amino-acid sequence MSTTPRWLNADERRAWLAYVEFSTLLGDHLNRQLRRDAGMTHADYSLLAYLSMAPDGTLGMSDLAERLKITRSRLTHAVNRLREAGLVDRRVDPADGRGQLAFLTDRGRELLEEVAPGHVEAVRRAVFDVLTPEQVRQFAEIGEAISQALHRAESTETDPAALPWRRR is encoded by the coding sequence ATGTCCACGACGCCCCGCTGGCTCAACGCCGACGAACGACGAGCCTGGCTGGCCTACGTCGAGTTCTCCACGCTGCTCGGGGACCACCTCAACCGCCAGCTGCGGCGCGACGCCGGGATGACGCACGCCGACTACAGCCTGCTGGCCTACCTCTCGATGGCGCCCGACGGCACCCTCGGGATGTCGGACCTCGCCGAGCGTCTGAAGATCACCCGCAGCCGGCTCACCCATGCCGTGAACCGGCTGCGCGAGGCGGGGCTCGTCGACCGCCGGGTGGACCCCGCCGACGGCCGTGGACAGCTCGCCTTCCTCACCGACCGGGGCAGGGAGCTGCTGGAGGAGGTGGCCCCCGGTCACGTCGAGGCGGTGCGACGGGCGGTGTTCGACGTCCTCACGCCGGAACAGGTGCGTCAGTTCGCCGAGATCGGCGAGGCGATCAGCCAGGCCCTGCACCGGGCCGAGAGCACCGAGACCGACCCGGCCGCACTGCCCTGGCGCCGCCGGTAG
- a CDS encoding Orn/Lys/Arg decarboxylase N-terminal domain-containing protein, producing MSDSRFLIAVPEHPRDEGAVARQLVRIRDAVEHQGFDVRWAVDAADAQAVLRTEAGLTAALIAWELPDHDAGGEGPGGAGVLRALGRRFRDLPVFLVMTGDGVTELPLWVSESVVGYVWPLEDTPAFIAGRIATAARAYREAVLPPFFRALRRFDDAHEYSWHTPAHSGGVALLKSPAGRAFHDYFGERLLRSDLSISVGELGSLFEHTGPIGEAERNAARVFGADLTYFVLHGDSTCNRVVGHFSVTRDEIALVDRNCHKSVLHGLVVSGARPVYLVPTRNGYGLAGPLPPAELAPDAVAARIAANPLTEQALSPRAQYAVFTNSTYDGLCYDASAAARALAASTPRVHFDEAWFAYARFHPLYAGRYGMSVDEDSFPGPDRPTVFSTQSTHKLLAALSQSAMVHVRPAPRAPVEHDRFNEALMMHGTTSPLYPMIASLDVATAMMDGPQGRWLLDEAVTEAVRFRQEMVRVRRRVEEAGDRPPWFFGVWQPEAVTDPGTGARLPFEDAPADLLRTEPSCWQLEPGADWHGFPGLADGYCMLDPVKVTVTCPGIDATGRTAAWGIPARVLTAYLATRNIVVEKTDSYTTLVLFSMGITKGKWGTLLDALMDFKALYDEDARLDRVLPALVAEHPRRYAGLTLRALCQDMHDHLRAARLVDLLDTAFQELPEPVAPPQLCYQRLVRGGTHRVRLAEAAGQVAAAMVTVTPPGIPVLMPGEGVGGPDGPLLRYLGALESFDRRFPGFRSETHGVTVDPDTGDYLIECLRPAADDTTGPAPDAAGRRAAAPAQRGHPHEDPAPAGS from the coding sequence ATGTCGGACAGCAGGTTCCTGATCGCGGTGCCGGAGCACCCCCGGGACGAGGGCGCGGTCGCCCGGCAGCTGGTGCGCATCCGGGACGCCGTCGAGCACCAGGGGTTCGACGTCAGGTGGGCGGTCGACGCCGCCGACGCGCAGGCGGTGCTGCGGACCGAGGCGGGCCTGACGGCCGCGCTGATCGCCTGGGAGCTGCCGGACCACGACGCCGGCGGGGAGGGGCCCGGCGGGGCCGGGGTGCTGCGCGCGCTCGGCCGGCGCTTCCGTGACCTGCCGGTCTTCCTGGTCATGACCGGCGACGGCGTCACCGAGCTGCCGCTGTGGGTGTCGGAGTCGGTCGTGGGGTACGTGTGGCCGCTGGAGGACACGCCCGCCTTCATCGCTGGCCGGATCGCCACCGCCGCCCGCGCCTACCGGGAAGCCGTCCTGCCGCCGTTCTTCCGCGCCCTGCGCCGCTTCGACGACGCGCACGAGTACTCGTGGCACACGCCGGCCCACTCCGGCGGCGTCGCCCTGCTGAAGTCGCCCGCGGGCCGGGCCTTCCACGACTACTTCGGGGAACGCCTGCTGCGCAGCGACCTGTCGATCTCGGTGGGCGAACTCGGCTCGCTGTTCGAGCACACCGGTCCGATCGGCGAGGCGGAGCGCAACGCCGCGCGGGTGTTCGGCGCCGACCTCACGTACTTCGTGCTGCACGGGGACTCCACCTGCAACCGCGTGGTCGGCCACTTCAGCGTCACCCGTGACGAGATCGCGCTGGTGGACCGCAACTGCCACAAGTCGGTGCTGCACGGGCTCGTCGTGTCGGGCGCGCGGCCGGTGTACCTCGTCCCGACCCGCAACGGCTACGGACTGGCCGGGCCGCTGCCTCCCGCGGAGCTGGCGCCCGACGCGGTCGCCGCCCGGATCGCGGCGAACCCGCTGACCGAGCAGGCCCTGTCACCGCGCGCCCAGTACGCCGTCTTCACCAACTCCACCTACGACGGCCTGTGTTACGACGCCTCGGCGGCGGCCCGAGCACTCGCCGCGAGCACGCCCCGGGTGCACTTCGACGAGGCCTGGTTCGCCTACGCCCGCTTCCATCCGCTGTACGCGGGCCGGTACGGCATGTCGGTGGACGAGGACTCCTTCCCCGGTCCGGACCGGCCGACGGTGTTCTCGACGCAGTCCACGCACAAGCTGCTGGCCGCGCTGTCGCAGAGCGCCATGGTCCATGTGCGGCCCGCTCCCCGGGCGCCCGTCGAACACGACCGGTTCAACGAGGCGTTGATGATGCACGGCACCACGTCCCCGCTCTACCCCATGATCGCCTCCCTGGACGTGGCGACCGCGATGATGGACGGGCCGCAGGGGCGCTGGCTCCTCGACGAGGCGGTGACCGAGGCGGTCCGCTTCCGGCAGGAGATGGTCCGCGTCCGGCGCCGTGTCGAGGAGGCCGGCGACCGCCCGCCGTGGTTCTTCGGCGTGTGGCAGCCCGAGGCGGTCACCGACCCGGGCACCGGTGCGCGGCTGCCGTTCGAGGACGCCCCCGCCGACCTGCTGCGCACCGAGCCGTCGTGCTGGCAGCTGGAGCCCGGTGCCGACTGGCACGGGTTCCCCGGACTCGCCGACGGCTACTGCATGCTCGACCCGGTCAAGGTCACGGTGACGTGCCCGGGCATCGACGCGACCGGGCGGACGGCCGCGTGGGGCATCCCGGCACGGGTGCTCACCGCCTATCTGGCCACGCGGAACATCGTCGTGGAGAAGACCGACAGCTACACCACGCTCGTGCTGTTCTCGATGGGCATCACCAAGGGCAAGTGGGGGACGCTCCTCGACGCGCTGATGGACTTCAAGGCCCTGTACGACGAGGACGCCCGCCTCGACCGGGTGCTGCCCGCGCTGGTGGCCGAGCACCCGCGGCGCTACGCCGGTCTGACCCTGCGCGCGCTGTGCCAGGACATGCACGACCATCTGCGTGCGGCGCGCCTCGTCGACCTGCTGGACACCGCGTTCCAAGAGCTGCCGGAACCGGTCGCCCCGCCGCAGCTGTGCTACCAGCGGCTGGTGCGGGGAGGCACGCACCGGGTGCGGCTGGCCGAGGCGGCCGGGCAGGTGGCGGCCGCCATGGTCACGGTCACCCCGCCCGGCATCCCCGTCCTCATGCCCGGCGAGGGCGTCGGCGGCCCGGACGGCCCGCTGCTGCGCTATCTGGGCGCCCTGGAGTCCTTCGACCGGCGTTTCCCCGGCTTCCGCAGCGAGACGCACGGCGTCACGGTCGATCCGGACACGGGCGACTACCTGATCGAGTGCCTGCGCCCGGCGGCGGACGACACGACGGGCCCGGCCCCGGACGCGGCGGGACGCCGGGCGGCGGCGCCGGCCCAGCGCGGTCACCCGCACGAGGACCCCGCCCCCGCCGGGAGCTGA
- a CDS encoding YceI family protein encodes MNLFTRGASVRRQAPPVAPHPAVDTPGFSPDPALAALSGEWMIDPAHSRIGFSVRHALVTTVRGAFTEYRSRLWFDGRDPSRSRAEIALATASVDTGVEQRDAHLTGRDFLDAANYPQMRFTSTAVELAGPDVYRMTGDLTIRNATRPVVLELTYIGHVVDPFGYERAGFDGTTTIDRSEWGLTYNARLAEGGAMVSEKVRLQFDIAAIRTPAAD; translated from the coding sequence ATGAACCTGTTCACCCGCGGCGCGTCCGTCCGACGTCAGGCGCCCCCTGTCGCTCCGCACCCCGCCGTCGACACGCCCGGCTTCTCGCCGGACCCCGCCCTGGCGGCGCTGTCCGGCGAGTGGATGATCGACCCCGCGCACAGCCGCATCGGCTTCTCCGTGCGGCACGCCCTGGTCACGACGGTGCGCGGGGCCTTCACCGAGTACCGCAGCCGCCTCTGGTTCGACGGGCGCGACCCCTCCCGCTCACGGGCCGAGATCGCGCTGGCCACGGCGAGCGTCGACACCGGTGTGGAGCAGCGCGACGCCCATCTGACCGGCCGTGACTTCCTGGACGCCGCGAACTATCCGCAGATGCGTTTCACGAGCACCGCCGTGGAACTCGCCGGCCCGGACGTCTACCGCATGACCGGCGACCTCACCATCAGGAACGCCACTCGTCCGGTGGTTCTCGAACTCACCTACATCGGCCATGTCGTCGACCCGTTCGGCTACGAACGCGCCGGTTTCGACGGCACCACCACGATCGACCGTTCCGAGTGGGGACTCACCTACAACGCCCGGCTGGCCGAGGGCGGTGCGATGGTGAGCGAGAAGGTGCGTCTGCAGTTCGACATCGCGGCGATCCGCACGCCCGCCGCCGACTGA
- a CDS encoding cellulase family glycosylhydrolase, which translates to MSALPAGRAGLPLGTLLTRLAALLGLVLVGALCPSVAHAQTRSPEAQAAGLHISGGRLVERNGNDFVMRGVNHAHTWYPGRTQQSLADIKAMGANAVRVVLADGHRWSANSPSDVANVIAQCKANRLICVLEVHDTTGYGEDSAAGTLDQAADYWIGLKDVLAGQEDYIIVNIGNEPWGNTDPAGWTAPTTAAVKKLRAAGLQHTIMVDAPNWGQDWQGVMKANARSVYDADATGNLIFSIHMYSVFDTAAEVTDYLDTFVDAGLPLLIGEFGGPADQYGDPDEDTMMAAAQRLGLGYLAWSWSGNTDPILDLTLDFDPARLSSWGKRIFNGVDGIAQTAKEATVFGGGTPGDTHAPTAPGAPVASAVTATSATLSWAAATDDVGVAGYDVVRVDGTTETGVAASTATTATVTGLTANTAYTFAVYARDAAGNRSARSAAVAVTTASAPAVACSVGYRVVGEWPGGFQAEITLRNTGAAPISGWRLGFVFANGQSVASMWGGTAAQSGGSVTVTPAAYTSTVPAGGSVTVGFIGGKGATNTAPTAFTLNGGACATV; encoded by the coding sequence GTGAGCGCCTTGCCCGCGGGTCGCGCGGGCCTGCCCCTGGGCACGCTGCTGACCAGGCTGGCGGCCCTTCTCGGCCTGGTCCTCGTCGGCGCGCTGTGCCCGTCCGTCGCCCACGCGCAGACCCGCTCGCCCGAGGCCCAGGCCGCCGGTCTCCACATCAGCGGCGGCCGCCTGGTGGAGCGCAACGGGAACGACTTCGTGATGCGCGGCGTCAACCACGCCCACACCTGGTACCCGGGCCGGACGCAGCAGTCGCTGGCCGACATCAAGGCGATGGGCGCCAACGCCGTGCGCGTGGTCCTCGCCGACGGCCACCGCTGGAGCGCCAACAGTCCCTCCGACGTCGCGAACGTCATCGCCCAGTGCAAGGCGAACCGGCTCATCTGCGTCCTGGAGGTGCACGACACCACCGGCTACGGCGAGGACAGCGCGGCCGGGACGCTCGACCAGGCGGCCGACTACTGGATCGGCCTCAAGGACGTCCTGGCCGGCCAGGAGGACTACATCATCGTCAACATCGGCAACGAGCCGTGGGGCAACACCGATCCGGCGGGCTGGACGGCGCCCACGACCGCCGCGGTCAAGAAGCTGCGGGCCGCCGGACTCCAGCACACGATCATGGTGGACGCCCCCAACTGGGGCCAGGACTGGCAGGGCGTGATGAAGGCCAACGCCCGGTCGGTGTACGACGCCGACGCCACCGGCAACCTGATCTTCTCGATCCACATGTACAGCGTCTTCGACACGGCGGCGGAGGTCACCGACTACCTCGACACCTTCGTCGACGCCGGACTGCCGCTCCTGATAGGCGAGTTCGGCGGCCCCGCCGACCAGTACGGGGACCCCGACGAGGACACCATGATGGCCGCCGCCCAGCGGTTGGGGCTCGGCTACCTGGCCTGGTCGTGGAGCGGAAACACCGACCCGATCCTCGACCTGACGCTCGACTTCGATCCCGCCCGGCTCAGTTCGTGGGGCAAGCGCATCTTCAACGGCGTCGACGGCATCGCCCAGACCGCGAAGGAGGCCACCGTCTTCGGCGGCGGAACGCCGGGTGACACCCACGCCCCCACCGCCCCCGGCGCCCCGGTCGCCTCCGCGGTGACGGCGACGTCGGCCACCCTGTCCTGGGCCGCCGCCACCGACGACGTCGGCGTCGCCGGCTACGACGTCGTGCGGGTCGACGGGACCACCGAGACCGGCGTCGCCGCGTCGACCGCCACCACGGCCACCGTGACCGGCCTGACGGCGAACACGGCGTACACCTTCGCCGTCTACGCCCGGGACGCCGCCGGCAACCGCTCCGCCCGCTCGGCCGCCGTCGCCGTCACGACCGCGAGCGCGCCCGCCGTGGCCTGCTCCGTCGGCTACCGCGTGGTGGGGGAGTGGCCGGGCGGCTTCCAGGCGGAGATCACCCTGCGCAACACCGGCGCGGCCCCGATCAGCGGCTGGCGGCTCGGCTTCGTCTTCGCGAACGGCCAGAGCGTGGCCAGCATGTGGGGCGGGACCGCCGCCCAGAGCGGCGGCTCGGTGACCGTGACCCCCGCCGCCTACACCTCCACCGTCCCCGCCGGCGGCTCGGTCACCGTCGGATTCATCGGCGGCAAGGGCGCGACCAACACCGCGCCGACCGCGTTCACCCTGAACGGCGGGGCGTGCGCCACGGTCTGA